In a genomic window of Candidatus Aminicenantes bacterium:
- a CDS encoding serine/threonine-protein kinase, which yields MICKKCGMANDSPESFCRRCRAELLMPAEGNAEKVKPSSDITLISSRSIFPENIIKGRFKVIDVLGRGGMGEIFLAEDNQSRGKVAIKSIRSALIRDRGAQTRFRSEARTALLLNHPNICTIYEIARENEREYIVMEYVDGVTLDQLQKMKQLTQTQIVDIALQVAEGMIAAQAQHIVHLDIKPGNIMINKSGLVKILDFGLAELRPRKTADRKTRRHEPGLSEPGVVMGSVSYMSPEQVEGQDLDGGSDIFSFGVILVELLTGKNPFSDRNQIVTLYNIQYKEIKLSKDIPKALQKIVRKTLQKARERRYGNFEEIKTDLIAARESMA from the coding sequence ATGATCTGCAAGAAATGCGGCATGGCCAACGATAGTCCGGAGAGCTTCTGCAGGCGCTGCCGGGCCGAGCTGCTAATGCCGGCTGAAGGCAATGCCGAAAAGGTCAAACCGTCCAGCGACATCACGCTAATCTCAAGCCGCTCTATTTTCCCGGAAAATATAATCAAAGGTCGCTTCAAGGTAATCGACGTGCTGGGCCGGGGCGGGATGGGCGAAATCTTCCTGGCCGAAGACAACCAATCTCGAGGGAAAGTGGCCATCAAGAGCATACGCAGCGCCCTCATCCGCGACCGCGGCGCGCAAACGCGCTTCCGGAGCGAAGCCCGAACAGCCTTGCTGCTCAATCACCCCAACATCTGCACCATTTATGAAATCGCCAGGGAAAATGAGCGCGAATACATCGTCATGGAGTACGTGGACGGCGTGACCCTCGACCAGCTGCAAAAAATGAAGCAGCTTACCCAGACCCAAATCGTCGACATCGCCCTGCAGGTTGCTGAGGGCATGATCGCGGCGCAGGCGCAACATATCGTGCATCTGGACATCAAACCCGGCAACATCATGATCAACAAAAGCGGCCTGGTCAAAATCCTCGATTTCGGCCTGGCCGAATTACGCCCCCGCAAAACCGCGGATAGAAAAACCAGGCGGCACGAACCAGGCCTGAGCGAACCGGGCGTCGTCATGGGCAGCGTATCTTACATGTCCCCGGAGCAGGTTGAAGGTCAGGATCTCGACGGCGGCAGCGACATTTTTTCGTTCGGCGTGATACTGGTCGAATTGCTGACCGGGAAAAACCCGTTTTCCGACCGCAATCAAATCGTCACCCTGTACAACATCCAGTATAAGGAAATCAAGCTCAGCAAGGATATCCCGAAGGCTTTGCAAAAAATCGTCCGCAAAACCCTGCAAAAGGCGCGCGAGCGCCGTTACGGCAATTTCGAGGAAATCAAAACTGACCTGATCGCGGCCCGGGAATCAATGGCATAA
- a CDS encoding response regulator, which yields MEEEKTGLTVSKEMLEALGYTVHTAGNGQEAIAAYQGKRNTIDLVILDMVMPGISGSETFDRLRTINPEVRVLLSSGYSLNGEAQHIMERGCNGFLQKPFQIEKLSQKIRETLGT from the coding sequence GTGGAGGAGGAAAAAACAGGTCTGACGGTGAGCAAGGAAATGCTGGAAGCCTTGGGATACACCGTCCATACCGCCGGCAACGGGCAGGAAGCGATCGCTGCCTACCAGGGAAAGAGAAATACAATCGATCTCGTCATACTGGATATGGTCATGCCGGGAATATCGGGTTCCGAGACATTTGATCGTCTACGCACGATCAATCCCGAAGTCAGGGTTCTCCTTTCCAGCGGCTACAGCCTGAATGGCGAAGCGCAACATATCATGGAGCGCGGCTGCAACGGCTTCCTCCAGAAGCCTTTTCAAATTGAAAAATTGTCACAGAAAATCAGGGAGACACTGGGAACATAA